The Nitrospirota bacterium genome window below encodes:
- a CDS encoding SLBB domain-containing protein encodes MFTVALLFCAVPLLYAQDYVVGEGDVLKITVYDHEDLTTTSRVSGDGVIVFPLIGQIEVKGQTLQEITRKIAACLADGYVVNPQVNIFIQEFRSKKAFIMGEVKKPGLYVLPGQTTFLALLSEAGGLTKDAGDKAIIKRKADASDKQETIINIDLNGIIEKGDTSLDILIVDGDSVYISKAGVFYVTGEVKKPDAYKYEEGTTVIKAITMGGGFSDKASKGRVKIIRKVYGKEKVIEKAHMDEPVLPDDVIVVPESFF; translated from the coding sequence TTGTTCACAGTTGCACTTCTCTTCTGTGCAGTCCCATTATTGTATGCCCAGGATTATGTTGTCGGTGAAGGAGATGTGCTGAAAATAACTGTCTATGACCATGAAGACCTGACTACTACCTCAAGGGTGAGCGGAGACGGAGTAATTGTGTTTCCCCTTATCGGCCAGATTGAAGTCAAGGGACAGACGCTGCAGGAGATTACCCGGAAAATTGCGGCCTGCCTTGCCGACGGGTATGTGGTTAACCCGCAGGTAAATATTTTCATCCAGGAATTCAGAAGCAAAAAAGCATTCATCATGGGAGAAGTAAAGAAGCCGGGCCTTTATGTCCTTCCCGGGCAGACGACATTCCTCGCACTTCTCTCTGAGGCAGGGGGCCTGACAAAGGATGCAGGGGACAAGGCAATCATCAAAAGGAAAGCAGATGCCTCAGACAAGCAGGAAACCATTATCAATATTGACCTGAATGGCATCATCGAAAAAGGAGACACCTCGCTTGACATCCTGATTGTCGATGGAGACAGTGTTTACATATCAAAGGCGGGGGTGTTCTATGTCACCGGCGAAGTGAAAAAACCTGATGCATACAAATATGAAGAGGGCACGACCGTCATAAAAGCCATTACCATGGGAGGCGGCTTTTCCGACAAGGCGTCGAAAGGCAGGGTAAAGATTATCAGAAAGGTGTACGGGAAGGAGAAAGTTATCGAGAAAGCGCATATGGATGAACCCGTCTTGCCCGATGACGTAATTGTCGTGCCGGAAAGTTTCTTTTAG
- a CDS encoding outer membrane beta-barrel protein, which translates to MMQTWIVLLILCAFLDPGTLYSEEKTAPFSLQENDGKGTSASLEQIGAFSIQKNAQKVVKALTQQGKEAFLRKDTAKNKKILYRVFVRKDDKLPEDAGMRDQVTQESYQETARINEADQARGEQPGAEQFSGDVPDDTSQKPVALLKFFQDEGEAKKYSEELEAQGYATTVQSKMGSNNLMVFSVYAEYRAVTEKSVVSAGADRTVIPSQTPPPVEPAVTDENFSTEEGRSGDSGSASETQSDIPHQQLSIGKQPSAETMLVKELAGPAEEGSPPAGTSHEIPAGRLAVEAEPIGTVKGRPTEEVLGRRGGYIHPFLSVTEYYTDNVFFGNRDKKSDFITVISPGIWLTVPHVYEKLLHIDTSNLSPGGFSLSRFSPETFRRYQTYLYYNADIELFSKYSSENTVNHKAEGLLQYNLRGGLSIELVDQFIASHDIRGTGISSKLDKYHSNLANAIVTYEATERLKFRVDYTNFLVNYAASRNDFRDRDDNAFSGYIFYKFRPKTALFVEYEFLDVRYRSDSAYDSREHHYFGGIEWDITAKSKGNMKAGYGVKDFTGSDIPTSKDFILEAQIDHKFTPKTSLILKASRRTNETNISGTDFVFSNAVEVEYLQRITGKITADAKFSYRNDKYKGDIRHDGITGTLDDDYYFGAFALQYKFREWLELDLGYIYSQRDSSFSDFDYVSNTIFMRIIGSL; encoded by the coding sequence ATGATGCAAACATGGATTGTCCTCCTCATACTATGTGCATTTCTCGATCCCGGAACACTCTATTCTGAAGAAAAAACAGCCCCTTTCTCATTGCAGGAGAATGACGGAAAAGGTACCTCTGCCTCTCTCGAGCAGATAGGTGCCTTCAGTATCCAGAAGAATGCGCAAAAAGTCGTCAAGGCACTCACGCAACAGGGGAAAGAGGCATTTCTCAGGAAAGACACCGCAAAAAACAAGAAGATACTCTACCGGGTTTTTGTCAGGAAAGACGATAAATTGCCGGAAGACGCGGGAATGCGGGACCAGGTAACGCAGGAATCGTATCAGGAAACAGCGCGTATTAATGAAGCGGATCAGGCCAGAGGAGAACAGCCAGGTGCCGAACAATTCTCTGGAGATGTTCCGGACGATACATCACAGAAACCGGTTGCATTACTGAAGTTTTTTCAGGATGAAGGCGAAGCGAAAAAATATTCAGAAGAATTAGAAGCGCAGGGATATGCGACAACGGTTCAAAGCAAGATGGGCAGCAATAATCTTATGGTTTTTTCAGTTTACGCGGAATACCGTGCAGTGACAGAGAAATCGGTCGTTTCCGCTGGTGCTGACCGTACCGTAATCCCGTCCCAAACCCCGCCTCCGGTTGAACCAGCAGTAACAGATGAAAACTTTTCAACTGAAGAAGGCCGGTCAGGAGATTCTGGATCTGCTTCGGAAACACAGTCCGATATTCCTCATCAACAACTATCCATCGGCAAGCAGCCTTCCGCCGAAACAATGCTCGTGAAAGAACTCGCAGGTCCAGCAGAAGAAGGTTCGCCTCCTGCCGGGACAAGCCATGAGATTCCGGCAGGAAGACTTGCAGTTGAAGCTGAGCCTATCGGTACGGTAAAGGGCAGACCTACCGAAGAGGTGCTCGGCAGACGGGGAGGTTACATCCATCCGTTTCTTTCTGTAACCGAATATTATACTGACAATGTGTTTTTCGGCAATAGGGACAAAAAGAGCGATTTCATTACTGTTATCTCGCCCGGCATATGGCTGACGGTACCCCATGTATACGAAAAATTATTGCATATAGATACGTCCAATTTGTCACCGGGCGGATTCAGCCTGAGCAGGTTCAGCCCGGAAACCTTCAGGCGCTATCAGACGTACTTATATTACAATGCGGATATCGAGCTGTTTTCGAAATATTCCTCTGAGAATACCGTCAACCATAAGGCAGAGGGACTTCTCCAGTATAATCTGAGGGGAGGGCTTTCGATAGAGCTGGTCGACCAGTTTATCGCTTCGCACGATATCAGGGGAACAGGCATCTCTTCAAAACTGGATAAATATCATTCGAACCTTGCCAATGCAATAGTCACCTATGAAGCTACTGAGCGGCTGAAGTTCAGGGTGGATTATACCAATTTTCTGGTGAACTATGCCGCTTCAAGAAACGACTTCAGGGACCGTGATGACAATGCATTCTCAGGATATATCTTCTACAAGTTCCGTCCCAAAACAGCGCTGTTTGTTGAATATGAATTCCTTGATGTCAGATACCGCTCAGACTCTGCATACGACAGCCGGGAACACCATTACTTCGGTGGTATTGAATGGGATATTACCGCAAAGTCGAAGGGGAACATGAAGGCAGGCTATGGGGTGAAGGACTTTACCGGTTCAGACATACCGACGAGCAAAGATTTTATCCTTGAGGCACAGATTGACCATAAATTTACCCCGAAGACATCCCTGATCCTGAAGGCATCCCGGAGAACAAATGAAACAAATATCTCCGGGACCGATTTTGTGTTTTCCAATGCGGTCGAGGTCGAGTACCTGCAGAGGATAACCGGAAAGATTACCGCTGATGCCAAATTCTCCTACCGGAACGATAAATATAAGGGAGACATTAGGCATGACGGCATCACAGGGACACTGGATGATGATTACTATTTTGGAGCCTTTGCGCTTCAGTATAAGTTCAGGGAATGGCTGGAATTAGATCTTGGTTATATATACAGCCAGAGGGATTCCAGCTTCTCTGATTTCGACTATGTCAGCAACACCATATTCATGAGAATAATAGGATCTCTGTAA
- a CDS encoding methyl-accepting chemotaxis protein encodes MKRTWRRRNYFIKKELQGKYIFSFFIFVVLGGIIFTLIFSMLSANTLTIVYDNYSLQIGKTPLILLKEILSAHWIFIITAGLGVVIVSMFLTHRFAGPMYRFEKSLEEMNAGNLNFHIRLRKKDEGKELAAMINRLIDTLSANINEIRHLTGEIERSASEASQALSRSEQCREATAEIDKVRDSAKRIRDILSHFTTKNNA; translated from the coding sequence ATGAAAAGAACATGGAGGAGGAGAAACTACTTTATAAAAAAAGAACTTCAGGGGAAATACATCTTCAGTTTTTTCATCTTCGTAGTTCTCGGCGGCATTATCTTTACGCTGATCTTCAGCATGCTTTCTGCCAACACGCTGACGATTGTGTATGATAATTACAGCCTCCAGATAGGCAAAACACCCTTAATCCTCCTGAAAGAGATTCTCAGCGCGCACTGGATATTCATCATTACAGCCGGCCTGGGTGTTGTTATTGTCTCGATGTTCCTTACCCACCGTTTTGCCGGCCCGATGTACCGGTTCGAAAAATCCCTGGAGGAAATGAACGCCGGAAATCTGAATTTTCACATCAGGTTGAGGAAAAAGGATGAGGGAAAGGAACTGGCCGCAATGATAAACCGGCTGATCGACACGCTTTCTGCAAATATCAATGAAATACGCCATTTGACGGGCGAGATTGAACGTTCCGCTTCAGAAGCATCACAAGCTCTCAGCAGGAGTGAACAGTGCAGGGAAGCAACAGCCGAAATAGACAAGGTGCGGGATTCGGCAAAAAGGATCAGGGACATACTATCCCATTTCACAACAAAGAATAATGCATAG
- a CDS encoding metal ABC transporter substrate-binding protein: MLKKLTTLTLVFCVLAVADFSYAGKVKVITSIAPLADFARQVGQERAEVILLLPPGASPHVYEPTPKTLRYAAEARIFIKIGAGLEFWAEKIIKSVENKKIIIVDSSSGVQLIGSYDTAHRHGSSGNDPHIWLDPQIAMDIIRKIEEAFIRADPTGAEYYRKNAAIYREALSRLDREISARVGAFRTKEYVTFHPAWNYFSRRYGLRVAGVIEEAPGKEPGPKHIAHIIKEIRRIGSKVVFVEPQFNPKIAKVIAKDSGAKTLYLDPIGGQLGRETYIDMMRYNIAVMESVMK; the protein is encoded by the coding sequence ATGCTCAAAAAATTGACGACATTGACACTGGTTTTTTGCGTTCTGGCAGTTGCTGACTTCTCTTATGCAGGGAAAGTTAAGGTGATCACAAGCATCGCACCCCTTGCTGACTTTGCGAGGCAGGTCGGACAAGAACGGGCAGAGGTAATACTGCTGCTTCCCCCGGGTGCAAGTCCCCATGTATATGAACCCACTCCAAAGACACTGCGCTATGCTGCCGAGGCCCGTATTTTCATCAAGATCGGGGCCGGCCTGGAGTTCTGGGCTGAAAAAATAATAAAGTCGGTGGAGAACAAAAAAATCATCATCGTTGATTCCTCTTCCGGTGTTCAGCTGATAGGATCATATGATACCGCACATCGTCACGGTTCCTCAGGCAATGATCCCCATATCTGGCTTGACCCGCAGATCGCGATGGATATTATCAGAAAAATCGAGGAGGCATTCATCCGCGCAGACCCCACCGGTGCTGAGTACTACAGAAAGAATGCGGCGATATATCGGGAGGCTCTTTCCAGACTCGATAGAGAGATATCTGCACGGGTCGGAGCTTTCAGGACAAAAGAATATGTCACATTCCATCCGGCCTGGAACTATTTCTCGCGGAGATACGGCCTCAGGGTAGCAGGAGTTATCGAGGAGGCTCCGGGAAAGGAGCCGGGTCCGAAACATATCGCCCATATTATCAAAGAAATCAGACGCATAGGGAGCAAAGTGGTATTTGTCGAACCTCAGTTTAATCCCAAGATCGCAAAGGTAATCGCAAAAGACAGCGGAGCAAAAACTCTGTATCTCGATCCAATCGGAGGCCAGTTGGGCAGGGAGACGTACATTGATATGATGAGATATAATATTGCGGTCATGGAAAGTGTCATGAAATAA
- a CDS encoding ABC transporter ATP-binding protein: MKSVDIQNLTVKMNGREVLSGINLSLNEGIFLGIVGPNGGGKTTLLRAILGLIKPISGMILIFGRSPEDVLKNNGSMFGYLPQISKTSPDFPIRTVDLVMMGRYSRVGMLRWPREADRRKALEYMSMMGIEDLQHVPFGELSGGQQQRASIARALAGEPRILVMDEPNTGIDVIGQGDFYHLLKGLQKKFNLTILMASHDIGTIPAYIDEIACLNYTFHYQGNPIGALNETVLTSLYGKNVDLLQHTDICEKCERLRRA, translated from the coding sequence ATGAAATCTGTCGATATACAGAATCTTACGGTAAAAATGAATGGCCGTGAAGTCCTTTCCGGGATCAACCTCTCCCTGAATGAAGGCATTTTTCTCGGGATTGTCGGTCCGAACGGCGGTGGCAAGACCACGCTTCTCAGAGCAATCCTTGGCTTGATAAAGCCGATATCCGGGATGATTCTTATCTTCGGCAGAAGTCCGGAAGACGTACTGAAAAACAACGGCAGCATGTTCGGGTATCTTCCCCAGATTTCCAAGACATCTCCTGACTTTCCCATCAGAACTGTCGATCTGGTCATGATGGGGAGATACAGCAGGGTCGGCATGCTGCGGTGGCCCCGGGAAGCGGACAGGAGGAAAGCGCTGGAATACATGTCGATGATGGGGATTGAGGACCTGCAGCATGTGCCGTTCGGCGAACTCTCCGGCGGACAGCAGCAACGGGCTTCAATCGCACGCGCACTTGCGGGCGAACCGAGGATTCTGGTCATGGATGAACCGAATACCGGTATCGATGTCATCGGTCAGGGAGACTTTTACCATCTCCTGAAAGGTCTCCAGAAAAAATTCAACCTCACCATCCTCATGGCATCACATGACATAGGTACCATCCCGGCATATATTGACGAAATCGCATGCCTCAATTACACGTTCCACTATCAGGGGAACCCCATCGGAGCCCTCAATGAGACAGTCCTTACCTCCCTGTACGGCAAGAACGTTGACCTCCTCCAGCATACGGACATCTGCGAGAAGTGCGAACGGCTGCGGAGGGCGTAA
- a CDS encoding metal ABC transporter permease has product MVEFLSSSFMQKALFTGVIVSLLSGIVSVFVVLRKMSFIGAGISHAAFGGVAVGFFTGINPLITAIGYAIAVALGIEFVSRRGKVSEDASIGIFFASSMALGIVLISLSKEYTVDLFGYLFGSILAITADEVILSSVIAVLVVGVILLFLKELYMTTYNEEIARVSGIPVRAVNTLFLVFLSVSIVVTMKIVGIILVSALLVIPGATAQLFAKNLYFMMMLSCGVAVFSTVLGLFLSYQFDMAPGGSIVLTATAVFMCALLIKRKR; this is encoded by the coding sequence ATGGTCGAATTTCTCAGTTCATCCTTCATGCAGAAAGCCCTCTTCACAGGGGTCATCGTCAGTCTGCTGTCAGGCATTGTGTCAGTCTTCGTCGTCCTCCGCAAGATGTCGTTCATCGGCGCGGGCATCTCCCATGCCGCGTTCGGCGGAGTGGCGGTTGGGTTCTTTACAGGCATCAATCCCCTCATTACCGCAATCGGGTATGCTATTGCAGTCGCCCTCGGCATCGAATTTGTCAGCAGACGGGGGAAGGTATCGGAGGACGCCTCAATCGGGATATTCTTTGCGAGCTCGATGGCTCTCGGAATCGTGCTGATCAGTCTCTCAAAAGAGTATACCGTCGACCTCTTTGGCTATCTTTTCGGAAGCATACTCGCAATTACCGCAGACGAGGTAATCCTCTCCTCGGTGATTGCCGTGCTTGTTGTCGGTGTTATCCTGCTGTTTCTTAAAGAATTGTATATGACAACATATAATGAGGAGATTGCCCGCGTGAGCGGCATCCCGGTAAGGGCTGTCAATACTCTTTTTCTGGTGTTTCTTTCGGTCTCGATCGTCGTGACCATGAAAATCGTGGGCATTATTCTCGTCTCAGCGCTGCTTGTCATCCCGGGAGCGACGGCTCAGCTGTTTGCAAAGAACCTGTATTTCATGATGATGCTGTCGTGCGGAGTAGCAGTCTTTTCAACAGTGCTGGGCCTTTTTCTTTCCTATCAGTTCGATATGGCCCCCGGCGGCAGTATTGTGCTGACAGCTACGGCAGTCTTCATGTGCGCGCTGCTCATCAAGAGAAAGCGGTAA
- the hisG gene encoding ATP phosphoribosyltransferase, whose product MGKILKLGLPKGSLQESTLKLFRKAGYHITISTRSYYPSFDDMEIEAMLIRAQEMAGYVEAGILDCGLTGKDWIMEQNVSVQEVAELIYAKEGLRPVKWVIAVPNDSKIRTVKDLRGKRIATELVGFTKRYLRAKGVKADVDFSWGATEVKPPHLADAIVELTETGTSLRANNLRIIDTILQSSTRFISNRKAWQDKWKQQKMENIVLLLKGALAAEEKVGLKMNVPAKSLKRVMSLLSAMHSPTISALSDEGWYALEVMINEKLVRELIPKLKMAGASGIVEYPLNKVIP is encoded by the coding sequence ATGGGCAAGATCTTAAAACTCGGGCTCCCGAAGGGAAGCCTTCAGGAATCAACATTGAAGCTCTTCAGAAAGGCTGGTTACCATATCACCATTTCAACCAGGTCTTATTATCCGTCATTCGATGACATGGAAATCGAGGCGATGCTGATCAGGGCACAGGAGATGGCAGGCTATGTCGAGGCCGGGATTCTCGACTGCGGGCTCACCGGCAAGGACTGGATAATGGAGCAGAATGTGTCCGTTCAAGAGGTTGCCGAACTGATTTATGCAAAAGAGGGGCTGCGGCCGGTAAAGTGGGTCATTGCAGTCCCGAATGATTCCAAAATCAGGACTGTTAAGGACCTCAGGGGGAAGCGCATTGCAACCGAACTTGTCGGGTTCACGAAAAGATATCTCAGGGCTAAAGGGGTAAAGGCGGACGTGGATTTTTCCTGGGGAGCAACAGAGGTGAAACCGCCGCATCTTGCCGATGCGATCGTGGAACTTACTGAAACGGGGACGTCACTGAGAGCCAACAACCTCAGAATCATCGATACCATCCTTCAGTCAAGCACGCGGTTTATCTCCAACAGAAAGGCCTGGCAGGACAAGTGGAAACAGCAGAAGATGGAGAATATCGTTCTGCTGCTGAAAGGCGCACTCGCTGCCGAGGAAAAAGTCGGGCTCAAAATGAATGTGCCCGCAAAATCCCTGAAAAGAGTGATGAGCCTTCTTTCCGCTATGCATTCTCCTACCATATCAGCATTGTCTGATGAGGGATGGTATGCACTCGAGGTAATGATCAACGAGAAACTTGTCCGTGAACTCATCCCGAAGCTGAAGATGGCAGGTGCGTCAGGCATTGTCGAATATCCGCTGAATAAGGTCATCCCCTAA
- the mfd gene encoding transcription-repair coupling factor, producing the protein MDITPLSHIIREGLYSPRICNLPGSSAALFLALCREPFVALEPTEERAEDLCRDINFFRDMLQRAHVILLPEPDGPSLAGERAKAVFSLGENDSLVSSARNFSSPIWSKQGIQENAIPLRKGQEIHREDIEYRLREIGYASVPLVSEKGEYSRRGWLLDIFSSTGKSPVRIEFFGDCIESIRSFDIATQRSTDDISEVLIFPAKEPASGIPLSGLMKGAKHFISDTVQEQDRFPADAVFFSRFSVKGSGYDSGAIPIRGHGIMHEERKSLEDFPSGIAKLQRENRIAIIASSTGQADRLRDTLSAGGITAPLIDREDIISYRGKVSVTLGSLSEGLFFPGFMMLTEKEIFGGRPRHRSLRKSKVSKLLTSLDDLRPGDFVVHKDHGIGRFHGLLQQATEGVAEELMLIEYEGGRLYLPLQGINRIAKYHTEEGIVPKVDRLGGKTWHKTKERARKKIHDMAEKLISLYAERELHKGFCFSRDTELHREFDSFFPYEATPDQLSAIEDIKKDMESKRPMDRLVCGDVGYGKTEVAMRAAFKAVYDGRQVAVLVPTTILCEQHYRTFITRFSAFPVSIDYLSRFKSAREQKKTLSAVSQGNIDIIIGTHALLGSRVRFHNLGLLVIDEEHRFGVRQKEKIKELRKGIDIITLTATPIPRTLHMALSSIRDMSVIETPPEERLAVKSTVSVFDEALIRDCIAKEMERHGQVFFVHNRIKDIYKLAGYVAKLLPPVRMAVAHGQMSERELEKVMHAFYAQETDVLVSTAIIGSGLDIPSANTILVNRADMMGLADLYQLRGRVGRGNTRAFAYFLIPGEDIVTEEAKKRLQAIQEMSYLGAGFRLALKDLEIRGAGNLLGAEQSGHIHALGFDLYMEMLENAVAELKGLPVEEEFETSIKLAVEAYIPESYTEDITLRLSLYRRIGSARSEEEIISIGEEMKDRFGPVPEEVRNLLFVMKLKILARELRVTRIQDNRGRIRILFSPDTGIEPKDIFMLREKTQARMRFLPDGFEIDAQNLSWTETYDTISGLLKELLTAPSLLV; encoded by the coding sequence ATGGATATAACACCTTTATCGCACATTATCAGGGAGGGCCTGTATTCCCCGCGCATCTGCAATCTGCCCGGTTCCTCTGCCGCTCTTTTTCTCGCGCTTTGCAGGGAGCCCTTTGTTGCGCTCGAACCTACCGAAGAACGTGCGGAAGATCTCTGCAGAGACATCAATTTCTTCAGGGACATGCTGCAACGCGCGCATGTCATTCTCCTTCCGGAGCCGGACGGGCCGTCCCTCGCAGGAGAGAGGGCAAAGGCCGTGTTTTCCCTCGGGGAAAATGACTCTCTTGTCAGCTCGGCCAGGAACTTTTCATCACCAATCTGGTCGAAGCAGGGGATACAGGAAAATGCGATTCCGCTGAGAAAGGGTCAAGAGATACACAGAGAGGATATTGAATACAGGCTCCGCGAGATAGGGTATGCGAGTGTTCCTCTTGTTTCTGAAAAAGGGGAATACAGCCGGCGCGGATGGCTCCTGGATATCTTCTCCTCCACCGGAAAATCTCCTGTGAGAATCGAATTCTTCGGCGACTGTATCGAAAGTATCAGGTCCTTTGACATTGCTACCCAGAGATCAACCGATGATATTTCCGAGGTACTGATCTTTCCGGCAAAGGAACCGGCTTCAGGAATCCCCCTGTCCGGACTGATGAAGGGAGCAAAGCATTTTATCTCTGATACTGTGCAGGAACAGGACAGGTTTCCTGCAGATGCGGTGTTTTTTTCACGATTCTCCGTCAAAGGGTCAGGGTATGATTCCGGCGCGATTCCGATAAGAGGACATGGCATCATGCATGAAGAGAGAAAGTCTCTTGAGGATTTCCCTTCGGGTATCGCAAAACTTCAGAGGGAAAACAGGATAGCGATCATCGCCTCATCGACAGGTCAGGCAGACCGGCTTAGGGATACTCTGAGCGCGGGCGGCATAACTGCTCCGCTCATAGACAGGGAAGACATCATCTCATACCGGGGCAAAGTTTCAGTAACACTCGGCAGCCTTTCGGAAGGGCTCTTTTTCCCCGGATTCATGATGCTTACCGAGAAAGAGATCTTCGGCGGGAGACCCCGGCACAGATCGCTCAGGAAATCAAAGGTTTCAAAGCTTCTGACCTCGCTTGACGACCTCAGGCCGGGCGACTTCGTCGTGCATAAGGACCACGGCATAGGGAGGTTTCACGGACTGCTGCAGCAGGCCACTGAAGGCGTTGCCGAAGAGCTCATGCTCATAGAGTATGAAGGAGGACGGTTATATCTGCCTCTCCAGGGAATCAACAGGATAGCGAAGTACCACACCGAGGAAGGCATCGTGCCGAAGGTTGACAGGCTCGGCGGAAAAACCTGGCACAAGACGAAAGAGCGGGCAAGGAAAAAGATTCATGACATGGCTGAGAAGCTCATCTCTCTCTACGCCGAAAGAGAACTGCACAAGGGATTTTGTTTCAGCCGGGATACGGAACTTCACCGTGAGTTCGACAGTTTCTTCCCCTATGAGGCGACGCCGGATCAGCTCAGCGCGATTGAAGACATTAAAAAGGATATGGAATCAAAAAGGCCGATGGACAGACTCGTATGCGGAGATGTCGGGTACGGCAAGACAGAAGTCGCCATGCGGGCAGCGTTCAAGGCGGTATATGACGGGAGGCAGGTTGCGGTACTCGTTCCGACCACCATTCTCTGCGAACAGCATTACCGGACATTCATAACCAGGTTCTCTGCATTTCCTGTCAGCATCGACTACCTCAGCAGGTTCAAGTCCGCGCGCGAACAGAAGAAGACGCTCAGTGCCGTATCACAGGGCAATATAGATATCATAATCGGCACTCATGCACTTCTCGGCAGCAGGGTACGCTTTCATAATCTCGGCCTGCTTGTGATCGATGAGGAGCACAGGTTCGGGGTGAGGCAGAAAGAAAAGATCAAGGAACTCAGGAAAGGCATTGACATCATCACCCTGACCGCAACACCCATCCCGAGAACGCTGCACATGGCGCTTTCCAGCATACGGGACATGAGCGTGATTGAAACACCCCCGGAGGAGAGACTTGCCGTGAAAAGCACCGTTTCGGTATTCGACGAGGCCCTGATCAGGGACTGCATTGCAAAGGAAATGGAACGGCACGGGCAGGTCTTCTTCGTGCATAACAGGATAAAGGATATCTATAAGCTCGCCGGTTATGTCGCGAAACTGCTGCCGCCTGTCAGGATGGCGGTTGCGCACGGACAGATGAGCGAACGGGAGCTCGAGAAGGTAATGCACGCCTTCTATGCACAGGAAACGGATGTGCTTGTATCAACAGCGATTATAGGGTCCGGACTCGATATCCCTTCAGCAAACACCATACTTGTCAACAGGGCTGATATGATGGGGCTCGCAGATCTGTACCAGCTTCGGGGACGTGTCGGGAGAGGGAATACAAGGGCATTTGCCTATTTCCTTATTCCGGGCGAGGATATTGTCACTGAAGAGGCAAAGAAAAGGCTGCAGGCGATTCAGGAGATGAGTTACCTTGGCGCGGGATTCAGGCTGGCCCTGAAGGATCTCGAAATCAGGGGAGCCGGGAATCTTCTCGGCGCTGAACAGTCAGGACACATCCATGCACTGGGGTTTGACCTGTACATGGAGATGCTCGAAAACGCAGTGGCTGAACTGAAAGGCCTCCCGGTCGAGGAAGAGTTTGAGACGTCAATCAAATTAGCAGTTGAAGCTTATATCCCTGAGAGTTACACGGAGGACATCACGCTGCGGCTGAGCCTCTACAGAAGAATCGGTTCCGCAAGATCAGAAGAGGAGATCATCTCTATCGGGGAAGAAATGAAGGACAGGTTCGGACCTGTGCCTGAAGAGGTCAGGAACCTTCTCTTCGTGATGAAACTGAAAATCCTCGCACGGGAGCTGCGCGTGACCAGAATACAGGACAATCGTGGAAGGATACGCATTCTCTTCTCACCTGACACAGGAATCGAACCCAAAGACATCTTCATGCTCAGGGAGAAAACGCAGGCCCGGATGAGGTTCCTTCCGGACGGGTTCGAGATCGATGCGCAGAACCTTTCATGGACAGAAACATATGACACCATTTCCGGTCTGCTGAAAGAACTGCTGACGGCTCCCTCTTTACTTGTCTGA
- a CDS encoding tetratricopeptide repeat protein, with protein sequence MKKACAGMLFFLLMLCACASVSEEDKKNAAYHYQLGVSYLNDNNIQPAFVEFQKALKLNHKDKEIYHALGVIYLTKLEDYPKAIEHFEEALDLDESYSEASNNLGNAYAKMGRYHEAIKAYKTALLNPQYQNASMALNNLGMVYYRLSQFDEALDAFKEALKRYSNFYVPYYGLALCYNAKGQYGDASYALTRALSLDPLYRGNKEKAIEDLKERKLRARGIEEKDIADYLDIIKY encoded by the coding sequence ATGAAAAAAGCGTGTGCTGGTATGCTTTTTTTTCTGCTCATGCTCTGTGCATGTGCAAGCGTATCGGAAGAGGACAAGAAAAATGCGGCCTATCACTATCAGTTAGGGGTTTCGTATCTGAACGACAACAACATCCAGCCTGCGTTTGTCGAGTTTCAGAAGGCATTGAAGCTCAACCACAAGGACAAGGAAATTTACCACGCCCTGGGTGTCATATATCTCACAAAGCTGGAAGATTACCCGAAGGCAATCGAACACTTTGAAGAAGCCCTCGATCTCGATGAAAGCTATTCAGAGGCCTCAAACAACCTCGGCAATGCATACGCCAAAATGGGCAGATACCATGAGGCTATTAAGGCATACAAGACTGCGCTTTTGAACCCTCAGTATCAGAACGCTTCCATGGCGTTAAACAACCTTGGCATGGTATACTACAGACTTTCCCAATTTGATGAGGCGCTCGATGCATTCAAAGAGGCGCTGAAGCGGTATTCGAACTTTTATGTCCCGTATTACGGGTTAGCCCTCTGTTACAATGCCAAGGGGCAGTACGGCGATGCTTCCTACGCGCTGACGCGTGCATTATCGCTTGACCCTCTGTACAGGGGGAATAAGGAAAAAGCGATAGAAGACCTCAAGGAAAGAAAACTGAGGGCACGGGGCATCGAGGAAAAAGACATCGCTGATTATCTGGACATCATCAAATATTAG